In the genome of Streptococcus mitis, one region contains:
- a CDS encoding multidrug ABC transporter ATP-binding protein, which translates to MTLLQLQDVTYRYKNTAEAVLYQINYNFEPGKFYSIIGESGAGKSTLLSLLAGLDSPVEGSILFQGEDIRKKGYSYHRMHHISLVFQNYNLIDYLSPLENIRLVNKKASKDTLLELGLDESQIKRNVLQLSGGQQQRVAIARSLVSEAPVILADEPTGNLDPKTAGDIVELLKSLAQKTGKCVIVVTHSKEVAQASDITLELKDKKLTETRNTTK; encoded by the coding sequence ATGACTTTATTACAATTACAAGATGTTACCTACCGTTATAAGAACACTGCTGAAGCAGTCCTATATCAGATCAATTATAATTTTGAACCCGGGAAATTTTACAGTATTATTGGTGAGTCAGGAGCAGGAAAATCTACACTCTTGTCCCTACTTGCTGGTCTAGATAGTCCTGTTGAAGGTTCTATCCTTTTCCAAGGAGAGGACATTCGTAAGAAGGGCTATTCTTACCATCGCATGCACCATATTTCCCTGGTCTTTCAAAATTATAACTTGATAGATTATCTTTCTCCACTGGAAAATATCCGCTTGGTCAATAAAAAGGCAAGCAAGGATACACTGCTTGAGCTTGGTTTGGATGAAAGTCAGATTAAGCGGAATGTTCTCCAGTTATCAGGTGGTCAACAACAACGTGTTGCCATTGCTCGTAGTTTGGTCTCAGAAGCTCCAGTTATTCTAGCAGATGAGCCAACAGGAAATCTGGACCCTAAAACTGCTGGAGATATTGTCGAACTGCTCAAATCACTTGCCCAGAAAACAGGTAAATGTGTCATCGTCGTAACTCACAGCAAAGAAGTGGCGCAAGCGTCAGATATTACACTTGAGTTGAAGGACAAGAAACTGACTGAAACTCGCAATACGACGAAATAA
- a CDS encoding RNA helicase, producing the protein MKFNELNLSADLLAEIEKAGFVEASPIQEQTIPLALEGKDVIGQAQTGTGKTAAFGLPTLEKIRTEEATIQALVIAPTRELAVQSQEELFRFGRSKGVKVRSVYGGSSIEKQIKALKSGAHIVVGTPGRLLDLIKRKALKLQDIETLILDEADEMLNMGFLEDIEAIISRVPESRQTLLFSATMPDAIKRIGVQFMKEPEHVKIAAKELTTELVDQYYIRVKEQEKFDTMTRLMDVEQPELAIVFGRTKRRVDELTRGLKIRGFRAEGIHGDLDQNKRLRVLRDFKNGNLDVLVATDVAARGLDISGVTHVYNYDIPQDPESYVHRIGRTGRAGKSGQSITFVAPNEMGYLQIIENLTKKRMKGLKPASAEEAFQAKKHVALKKIERDFADETIRANFEKFGKDARKLAAEFTPEELAMYILSLTVQDPDSLPEVEIAREKPLPFKPSGNGFGGKTKGGRRGDDRRDNRRGNGRRDDFKKGSRGNDRFDKDRRYRNKDNKKPRNTSSEKQTGFVIRNKGDK; encoded by the coding sequence GTGAAATTTAATGAATTAAACTTGTCTGCTGATTTGCTAGCAGAGATTGAAAAAGCTGGTTTTGTAGAAGCTAGTCCGATCCAAGAACAAACTATTCCCTTGGCCCTTGAAGGTAAGGACGTTATCGGTCAAGCACAGACTGGTACAGGGAAAACTGCAGCCTTTGGCTTGCCAACCCTTGAAAAAATTCGTACAGAAGAAGCAACCATCCAAGCCTTGGTCATCGCTCCAACTCGTGAACTCGCTGTCCAAAGTCAAGAGGAACTCTTCCGCTTTGGTCGTAGCAAGGGAGTGAAAGTACGCTCAGTATATGGTGGATCAAGCATTGAAAAACAAATTAAGGCTCTTAAATCTGGTGCCCATATCGTGGTGGGAACACCTGGTCGCCTTTTGGACTTGATTAAACGCAAGGCCTTGAAATTACAAGATATTGAAACGCTCATCCTTGACGAAGCGGATGAAATGCTCAACATGGGCTTCCTTGAAGACATCGAAGCTATTATTTCTCGTGTCCCTGAAAGCCGTCAAACCTTACTTTTCTCAGCAACTATGCCAGATGCTATCAAACGTATTGGTGTTCAGTTTATGAAAGAACCTGAACATGTGAAGATTGCTGCCAAGGAATTGACAACAGAATTGGTTGACCAATACTACATCCGTGTTAAAGAACAAGAAAAATTTGATACCATGACACGTCTCATGGATGTGGAACAACCAGAACTTGCTATCGTATTTGGCCGTACCAAACGCCGTGTGGATGAATTGACTCGTGGTCTTAAAATTCGTGGCTTCCGTGCAGAAGGGATTCATGGAGACCTAGACCAAAACAAACGTCTTCGTGTCCTTCGTGACTTTAAAAACGGTAACCTTGATGTTTTGGTTGCGACAGACGTGGCAGCGCGTGGTTTGGATATTTCAGGTGTGACCCATGTCTATAACTACGATATTCCACAAGATCCTGAAAGTTATGTTCACCGTATCGGTCGTACAGGTCGTGCTGGTAAGTCAGGTCAATCGATTACCTTTGTTGCTCCAAATGAAATGGGCTACCTTCAAATTATTGAAAACTTGACTAAGAAACGTATGAAAGGTCTCAAACCTGCAAGTGCAGAAGAAGCCTTCCAAGCAAAAAAACATGTAGCTCTCAAGAAAATTGAACGTGATTTTGCAGATGAGACTATCCGTGCCAACTTTGAGAAATTTGGTAAGGATGCTCGTAAGCTAGCTGCCGAATTTACTCCAGAAGAATTGGCTATGTATATCTTGAGTCTGACTGTTCAAGATCCGGATAGCCTTCCAGAAGTGGAGATTGCACGTGAAAAACCACTGCCATTTAAACCATCAGGTAATGGCTTCGGTGGTAAAACTAAGGGAGGTCGTCGTGGAGATGACCGTCGTGATAATCGCCGTGGCAATGGTCGTCGTGATGATTTCAAAAAAGGAAGTCGTGGCAATGATCGTTTTGATAAAGACAGACGTTACCGTAATAAAGACAATAAAAAACCACGCAATACTTCAAGCGAAAAGCAAACAGGCTTTGTTATTCGTAACAAGGGCGACAAATAA
- a CDS encoding peptide ABC transporter permease, producing MLHNAFAYVTRKFFKSIVIFLIILLMASLSLVGLSIKGATAKASQETFKNITNSFSMQINRRVNQGTPRGAGNIKGEDIKKITENKAIESYVKRINAIGDLTGYELIETPETKKNLTPDRAKHFGSSLMITGVNDSSKEDKFVSGSYKLVEGEHLTNDDKDKILLHKDLAAKHGWKVGDKVKLDSNIYDADNEKGAKETVEVTIKGLFDGHNKSAVTYSQELYENTAITDIHTAAKLYGYTEDTAIYGDATFFVTADKNLDDVMKELNGISGINWKSYTLVKSSSNYPALEQSISGMYKMANLLFWGSLSFSVLLLALLLSLWINARRKEVGILLSIGLKQASILGQFITESILIAIPALVSAYFLATYTARAIGNTVLANVTSGVAKQASKAAQASNLGGGAEVDGFSKTLSSLDISIQTSDFIIVFVLALVLVVLVMALASSNLLRKQPKELLLDSE from the coding sequence ATGTTACACAACGCATTTGCCTATGTTACAAGGAAGTTTTTCAAATCGATTGTTATCTTCCTGATTATTCTCCTCATGGCGAGCTTGAGTTTGGTCGGCTTGTCGATCAAGGGAGCTACTGCCAAGGCTTCTCAGGAGACCTTTAAAAATATCACCAACAGCTTCTCCATGCAAATCAATCGTCGCGTCAATCAAGGAACGCCACGTGGTGCTGGGAATATTAAAGGTGAAGATATCAAAAAAATCACCGAAAACAAGGCCATCGAGTCTTATGTTAAGCGCATCAACGCTATCGGAGATTTGACTGGATATGAACTTATCGAAACTCCAGAAACCAAGAAAAATCTGACACCTGATCGTGCTAAACATTTTGGAAGTAGCTTGATGATTACAGGTGTCAATGACTCTTCTAAAGAAGACAAGTTTGTCTCTGGTTCTTATAAGCTGGTCGAAGGAGAGCACCTAACAAACGACGACAAGGACAAGATCCTCCTGCACAAGGACTTGGCAGCCAAACACGGCTGGAAAGTAGGGGACAAGGTCAAACTAGACTCTAATATCTACGATGCAGACAATGAAAAAGGAGCCAAGGAAACAGTCGAAGTGACAATCAAGGGACTCTTTGATGGTCATAATAAGTCAGCAGTAACCTACTCACAAGAACTATACGAGAACACAGCTATCACAGACATCCATACAGCTGCTAAACTTTATGGATACACAGAAGACACAGCTATTTATGGGGACGCAACCTTCTTTGTAACAGCAGACAAGAACTTGGATGACGTCATGAAAGAGTTGAATGGTATCAGTGGTATTAACTGGAAGAGCTACACACTCGTTAAGAGCTCATCTAACTACCCAGCTCTTGAGCAATCCATCTCTGGTATGTACAAGATGGCCAACCTCCTCTTCTGGGGTAGCTTGAGCTTCTCAGTTCTTCTCCTAGCCCTCTTGCTCAGCCTTTGGATTAACGCTCGTCGCAAGGAAGTGGGAATTCTCCTCTCTATCGGTCTTAAGCAGGCAAGTATCTTGGGTCAATTCATCACCGAATCCATCTTGATTGCCATTCCTGCTCTTGTTTCTGCTTACTTCTTAGCTACTTACACAGCGCGTGCAATCGGAAACACCGTTCTTGCCAATGTCACTTCAGGTGTTGCCAAGCAAGCCAGCAAGGCAGCTCAAGCCTCTAACCTTGGTGGTGGTGCAGAAGTAGATGGCTTTAGCAAGACCTTGTCGAGCCTAGATATTTCCATTCAGACATCAGACTTTATCATCGTCTTTGTCCTTGCCTTGGTTCTAGTGGTTCTCGTTATGGCGCTTGCTTCAAGCAATCTTCTTAGAAAACAACCAAAAGAACTCTTGCTGGATAGCGAATAA
- a CDS encoding sugar ABC transporter ATP-binding protein, translating into MAMIEVEHLQKNFVKTVKEPGLKGALRSFIHPEKQSFEAVKDLTFEVPKGQILGFIGANGAGKSTTIKMLTGILKPTSGFCRINGKIPQDNRQDYVKDIGVVFGQRTQLWWDLALQETYTVLKEIYDVPDSLFHKRMDFLNEVLDLKDFIKDPVRTLSLGQRMRADIAASLLHNPKVLFLDEPTIGLDVSVKDNIRRAITQINQEEETTILLTTHDLSDIEQLCDRIFMIDKGQEIFDGTVSQLKETFGKMKTLSFELVPGQSHLASHYEGLPDMSIDRQGNSLNIEFDSSRYQSADIIKQTLSDFEIRDLKMVDTDIEDIIRRFYRKEL; encoded by the coding sequence ATGGCAATGATAGAAGTGGAACATCTTCAGAAAAATTTTGTGAAGACTGTTAAGGAACCGGGCTTGAAGGGGGCTTTGCGCTCCTTTATTCATCCTGAAAAGCAGAGCTTTGAAGCGGTCAAGGATTTGACCTTTGAGGTACCCAAGGGCCAGATTCTAGGCTTTATCGGCGCAAATGGTGCTGGGAAGTCGACAACCATCAAAATGCTGACTGGGATTTTGAAACCGACATCTGGTTTTTGTCGGATTAACGGCAAGATTCCCCAGGACAATCGCCAAGATTATGTCAAGGATATTGGGGTGGTTTTTGGACAACGTACCCAGCTATGGTGGGATTTGGCGCTTCAAGAAACCTACACGGTTTTGAAAGAGATTTACGATGTGCCAGACTCGCTCTTCCATAAGCGTATGGACTTTTTGAATGAGGTCTTGGATTTGAAGGACTTTATCAAAGACCCCGTGCGGACTCTTTCACTGGGTCAACGGATGCGGGCGGATATTGCGGCTTCCTTGCTTCACAATCCCAAGGTCCTCTTTTTAGATGAGCCGACCATTGGTTTGGATGTATCGGTCAAGGATAATATTCGCCGCGCCATCACCCAGATCAATCAAGAGGAAGAAACAACCATTCTCTTGACCACTCACGATCTGAGTGACATTGAGCAACTTTGTGATCGGATTTTTATGATTGATAAGGGGCAGGAGATTTTTGATGGAACGGTGAGCCAGCTCAAGGAGACCTTTGGCAAGATGAAGACTCTATCCTTTGAATTAGTGCCAGGGCAAAGTCATCTCGCTTCTCACTATGAAGGCCTACCTGATATGTCTATTGATAGACAAGGAAATAGCCTCAACATTGAATTTGATAGTTCACGCTACCAGTCGGCGGACATTATCAAGCAAACTCTGTCTGATTTTGAAATCCGCGATTTGAAGATGGTGGATACGGATATTGAGGATATTATCCGTCGCTTCTACCGAAAGGAGCTCTAA
- a CDS encoding two-component system response regulator produces MKILIVEDEEMIREGISDYLTDCGYETIEAADGQEALEKFSSYEVALVLLDIQMPKLNGLEVLAEIRKTSQVPVLMLTAFQDEEYKMSAFASLADGYLEKPFSLSLLKVRVDAIFKRYYDTGRIFSYKDTKVDFESYSASLAGQEVAINAKELEILDYLVKNEGRALTRSQIIDAVWKATDEVPFDRVIDVYIKELRKKLDLDCILTVRNVGYKLERK; encoded by the coding sequence ATGAAAATTTTAATTGTAGAAGATGAAGAGATGATCCGTGAGGGTATCAGTGATTATTTGACGGATTGTGGTTATGAAACCATTGAGGCTGCAGATGGGCAAGAAGCTTTAGAAAAATTTTCCAGCTATGAAGTAGCCTTGGTTTTACTGGATATTCAGATGCCCAAGCTCAACGGTCTAGAAGTCCTAGCTGAGATTCGTAAAACCAGTCAGGTGCCTGTATTGATGCTGACAGCCTTTCAGGATGAAGAATACAAGATGAGTGCCTTTGCCTCTCTGGCAGATGGCTATCTGGAAAAACCTTTTTCCCTCTCCCTCTTAAAAGTAAGGGTGGACGCGATTTTCAAGCGCTATTATGATACGGGACGAATCTTCTCCTATAAGGATACCAAGGTGGACTTTGAGAGCTACAGTGCAAGCCTAGCAGGTCAAGAAGTGGCTATCAATGCCAAAGAATTGGAAATTCTGGACTATCTGGTAAAAAATGAAGGAAGGGCCTTGACCCGATCTCAGATAATCGATGCTGTCTGGAAAGCGACAGATGAGGTTCCCTTTGACCGCGTCATTGATGTCTATATCAAGGAATTGCGGAAAAAGCTAGACTTGGACTGTATCCTCACTGTGCGCAATGTTGGTTATAAATTGGAGCGAAAATGA
- a CDS encoding transcriptional repressor CodY (CodY; DNA-binding protein that represses the expression of many genes that are induced as cells make the transition from rapid exponential growth to stationary phase (By similarity). It is a GTP-binding protein that senses the intracellular GTP concentration as an indicator of nutritional limitations. At low GTP concentration it no longer binds GTP and stop to act as a transcriptional repressor) — protein sequence MAHLLEKTRKITSILKRSEEQLQEELPYNAITRQLADIIDCNACIVNSKGRLLGYFMRYKTNTDRVEQFFQTKIFPDDYIQGANMIYDTEANLTVDHDLSIFPVESRSDFPDGLTTIAPIHVSGIRLGSLIIWRNDKKFEDEDLILVEIASTVVGIQLLNFQREEDEKNIRRRTAVTMAVNTLSYSELRAVSAILGELNGNEGQLTASVIADRIGITRSVIVNALRKLESAGIIESRSLGMKGTYLKVLISDIFEEVKKRDY from the coding sequence ATGGCACATTTATTAGAAAAAACAAGAAAAATTACTTCTATCCTGAAGCGCTCGGAGGAGCAGTTGCAGGAAGAACTTCCCTACAATGCGATTACGCGTCAACTGGCAGATATTATTGATTGTAATGCTTGTATCGTAAATAGCAAGGGACGTCTCCTTGGCTATTTTATGCGTTATAAAACCAATACGGATCGTGTAGAGCAGTTCTTCCAAACTAAGATTTTCCCAGATGACTACATTCAAGGTGCGAACATGATTTACGATACAGAAGCAAATCTGACAGTTGATCATGATTTGAGTATTTTCCCTGTAGAGAGTCGTTCGGATTTTCCAGATGGCTTGACAACCATTGCACCGATTCATGTATCAGGGATTCGCCTTGGTTCTTTGATTATTTGGCGCAATGATAAAAAATTCGAAGATGAGGATTTGATCCTTGTTGAGATTGCCAGTACCGTTGTTGGGATTCAACTCCTCAACTTCCAGCGTGAAGAAGATGAGAAAAATATCCGTCGCCGTACTGCTGTCACCATGGCGGTTAACACCCTTTCTTATTCCGAACTTCGTGCTGTTTCAGCGATTTTAGGGGAATTAAATGGAAATGAAGGGCAGTTGACTGCGTCTGTGATTGCAGACCGTATCGGAATTACCCGTTCTGTGATTGTCAATGCTCTTCGTAAACTTGAGTCTGCAGGGATTATTGAAAGTCGCTCACTTGGAATGAAGGGAACCTATCTTAAGGTCTTGATTTCAGATATTTTTGAAGAAGTGAAGAAAAGAGATTACTAA
- a CDS encoding peptide ABC transporter permease — protein MNPIQRAWAYVSRKRLRSFILFLILLVLLAGISACLTLMKSNKTVETNLYKSLNTSFSIKKIENGQTFKLSDLASVSKIKGLENVSPELETVAKLKDKEAVSGEQSVERDDLSAADKNLVSLTALEDSSKDVTFTSSAFNLKEGRHLQKGDSKKILIHEELAKKNGLSLHDKLRLDAGQSESGKGQTVEFEIVGIFSGKKQEKFTGLSSDFSENQIFTDYESSQILLGNSEPQVSAAHFYVENPKEMDGLMKQVENLALENQGYQVEKENKAFEQIKDSVATFQTFLTIFLYGMLIAGAGALILVLSLWLRERVYEVGILLALGKGKSSIFLQFCLEVVLVSLGALLPAFVAGNAITSYLLQTLLASGDQASLQDTLAKASSLSTSTLSFAESYVFLVLLSCLSVALCFLFLFRKSPKEILSSIS, from the coding sequence ATGAATCCAATCCAAAGAGCTTGGGCTTATGTCAGCAGAAAACGACTGAGAAGTTTTATTTTATTTCTGATTTTATTGGTTCTCTTGGCCGGAATTTCAGCCTGTTTGACTCTGATGAAGTCCAACAAAACAGTTGAAACCAATCTTTACAAATCACTCAATACATCTTTTTCTATTAAGAAGATAGAAAATGGTCAGACCTTCAAGTTGTCAGACCTAGCATCTGTAAGCAAGATTAAGGGACTGGAAAATGTCTCTCCTGAACTGGAGACGGTCGCAAAATTAAAAGACAAGGAAGCGGTGAGTGGCGAGCAGAGCGTGGAGCGTGATGATTTATCAGCTGCAGACAAGAACTTGGTTAGCTTGACAGCTCTTGAGGATTCATCCAAGGATGTGACCTTTACCAGTTCGGCTTTCAATCTAAAAGAAGGGCGACACCTTCAAAAAGGGGATTCCAAGAAAATCTTGATCCACGAAGAGTTGGCCAAGAAGAACGGTCTTTCGCTTCATGACAAGCTTCGCTTGGATGCTGGACAGTCAGAATCTGGCAAAGGACAAACAGTAGAATTTGAGATTGTCGGCATCTTCTCTGGTAAAAAACAAGAGAAATTTACAGGCTTGTCTTCAGACTTCAGTGAAAACCAGATCTTTACAGACTATGAAAGTAGCCAAATCCTTTTGGGAAATAGTGAACCTCAAGTCAGTGCAGCTCACTTCTATGTAGAAAATCCTAAGGAAATGGATGGACTTATGAAGCAGGTGGAAAACTTGGCCTTGGAAAATCAAGGCTATCAAGTTGAAAAGGAAAACAAGGCTTTTGAACAAATCAAAGACTCAGTTGCAACCTTCCAAACTTTTCTGACCATCTTCCTTTATGGGATGTTGATAGCTGGAGCTGGGGCCTTAATTTTGGTTTTGTCTCTCTGGTTGAGAGAAAGGGTCTACGAAGTGGGAATTTTACTTGCACTTGGAAAAGGCAAGAGCTCGATTTTCCTACAATTCTGTTTAGAGGTAGTTTTGGTATCTCTCGGAGCTTTGCTTCCAGCATTTGTTGCAGGAAACGCCATTACATCCTATCTGCTCCAAACTCTACTAGCCAGTGGAGATCAGGCAAGCTTACAAGATACACTAGCCAAAGCAAGTAGTCTATCAACCAGCACCCTATCTTTTGCAGAATCCTATGTTTTTCTAGTTCTGCTTAGTTGCTTATCTGTAGCCCTTTGTTTCCTATTCTTATTTAGAAAATCACCTAAGGAAATTTTATCATCTATTAGTTAA
- a CDS encoding isochorismatase, whose product MTKALISIDYTEDFVADSGKLTAGAPAQAISEAISKVTRLAFERGDYIFFTIDAHEENDCFHPESKLFPPHNLIGTSGRNLYGDLGTFYQEHGSDSRVFWMDKRHYSAFSGTDLDIRLRERRISTVILTGVLTDICVLHTAIDAYNLGYDIEIVQPAVASIWPENHQFALGHFKNTLGAKLVDEKLNEISE is encoded by the coding sequence ATGACTAAAGCTTTGATTTCGATTGATTATACAGAAGATTTTGTTGCCGACAGTGGTAAATTGACAGCAGGTGCTCCAGCTCAAGCTATTTCGGAAGCCATTAGTAAGGTGACTCGGTTAGCTTTTGAACGCGGAGATTACATCTTCTTTACTATCGATGCTCATGAAGAAAACGATTGTTTCCATCCAGAAAGCAAGCTATTTCCTCCTCACAATTTGATTGGGACTAGTGGACGCAATTTATACGGAGATTTGGGTACATTTTATCAAGAGCATGGTTCAGACAGTCGTGTCTTTTGGATGGATAAACGCCATTACTCAGCTTTTTCAGGGACTGACCTGGATATCCGCTTGAGAGAGCGTCGAATTTCTACAGTTATCTTAACAGGGGTTTTGACCGATATCTGTGTCCTACATACAGCTATAGATGCCTATAATCTAGGATATGATATCGAGATTGTTCAACCAGCCGTTGCTTCTATCTGGCCTGAAAATCATCAATTTGCTCTAGGCCATTTCAAAAATACACTTGGAGCTAAGTTAGTAGATGAGAAGCTAAATGAAATTTCAGAGTAA
- a CDS encoding fructose-bisphosphate aldolase (catalyzes the formation of glycerone phosphate and glyceraldehyde 3-phosphate from fructose 1,6, bisphosphate): protein MAIVSAEKFVQAARDNGYAVGGFNTNNLEWTQAILRAAEAKKAPVLIQTSMGAAKYMGGYKVARNLIANLVESMGITVPVAIHLDHGHYEDALECIEVGYTSIMFDGSHLPVEENLKLAKEVVEKAHAKGISVEAEVGTIGGEEDGIIGKGELAPIEDAKAMVETGIDFLAAGIGNIHGPYPANWEGLDLDHLQKLTEALPGFPIVLHGGSGIPDEQIQAAIKLGVAKVNVNTECQIAFANATRKFARDYEANEAEYDKKKLFDPRKFLADGVKAIQASVEERIDVFGSEGKA from the coding sequence ATGGCAATCGTTTCAGCAGAAAAATTTGTCCAAGCAGCTCGTGACAATGGTTATGCAGTTGGTGGATTTAACACAAACAACCTTGAGTGGACTCAAGCTATCTTGCGTGCAGCAGAAGCTAAAAAAGCTCCAGTTTTGATCCAAACTTCAATGGGTGCTGCTAAATACATGGGTGGTTACAAAGTTGCTCGCAACTTGATCGCTAACCTTGTTGAATCAATGGGTATCACTGTACCAGTAGCTATCCACCTTGACCACGGTCACTACGAAGATGCACTTGAGTGTATCGAAGTTGGTTACACTTCAATCATGTTTGACGGTTCACACCTTCCAGTTGAAGAAAACCTTAAATTGGCTAAAGAAGTTGTTGAAAAAGCACACGCTAAAGGTATCTCAGTAGAAGCTGAAGTTGGTACTATCGGTGGTGAAGAAGACGGAATCATCGGTAAAGGTGAATTGGCTCCAATCGAAGACGCTAAAGCAATGGTTGAAACTGGAATTGACTTCTTGGCAGCTGGTATCGGTAACATCCACGGTCCTTACCCAGCAAACTGGGAAGGTCTTGACCTTGATCACTTGCAAAAATTGACAGAAGCTCTTCCAGGATTCCCAATCGTATTGCACGGTGGATCAGGTATTCCTGATGAGCAAATCCAAGCAGCTATCAAACTTGGTGTTGCGAAAGTTAACGTTAACACTGAATGCCAAATCGCATTCGCTAACGCAACTCGTAAATTTGCTCGTGACTACGAAGCAAACGAAGCAGAATACGACAAGAAAAAACTCTTCGACCCACGTAAATTCTTGGCTGACGGTGTAAAAGCTATCCAAGCATCAGTTGAAGAACGTATCGACGTATTCGGTTCAGAAGGTAAAGCTTAA
- a CDS encoding histidine kinase yields the protein MKRTGLFTKIFIYTFSIFSVLVICLHLAIYFLFPSTYLSHRQESIGQKATAIAQSLDGKDRQSIEQVLDLYSQTSDIKGSVKGEMTEDKLEVKDNFPLDTARQTTSLFIEEREVKTQDGGTMTLQFLASMDLQKEAEQISLQFLPYTLLASFLISLLVAYIYARTIAAPILEIKRVTRRMMELDAQVRLRVDSKDEIGDLKEQINSLYQHLLTVIADLHDKNEAILQLEKMKVEFLRGASHELKTPLASLKILIENMKENVGRYKDRDHYLGVALGIVDELNHHVLQILSLSSVQELRDDREQIDLYHMTQSLVKDYALLAKERELQIANSLTHQQACLNPSVMKLILSNLISNAIKHSVPGGLVGIGEREGELFIENSCSPEEQEKLAQSFSDNASRKAKGSGMGLFVVKSLLEHEKLPYRFEMQENRLTFFIAIPKVAQD from the coding sequence ATGAAACGAACAGGTTTATTTACAAAGATATTTATCTATACCTTCTCGATTTTTAGTGTTCTGGTTATTTGCCTTCATTTGGCCATTTATTTTCTTTTTCCCTCGACTTATCTGAGCCATCGTCAGGAAAGCATTGGTCAAAAAGCGACAGCCATTGCCCAGTCCCTTGACGGAAAGGATAGGCAGAGTATCGAGCAAGTGTTAGACTTGTATTCCCAGACCAGTGATATCAAAGGGTCTGTTAAGGGTGAGATGACTGAGGACAAGTTAGAGGTTAAGGATAATTTTCCACTAGATACAGCTCGCCAGACAACTTCACTCTTCATTGAAGAACGCGAGGTGAAAACACAGGACGGTGGCACCATGACTCTCCAGTTTCTAGCTTCCATGGATTTGCAAAAGGAAGCAGAGCAAATCAGTCTCCAGTTTCTTCCCTATACCTTGCTGGCCTCTTTTCTGATTTCCCTCTTGGTAGCCTACATATATGCTCGGACTATTGCTGCCCCGATTTTGGAAATCAAGCGGGTGACCCGTCGGATGATGGAACTGGATGCCCAAGTGCGATTACGTGTGGATTCTAAGGATGAGATTGGTGATCTCAAGGAACAAATCAATAGCCTCTACCAGCATCTTTTGACTGTTATTGCGGACTTGCATGACAAGAATGAAGCTATTCTCCAGCTGGAAAAGATGAAGGTCGAATTCCTACGAGGGGCTTCTCATGAATTGAAAACACCGCTGGCTAGTTTGAAAATCCTGATCGAAAACATGAAAGAAAATGTCGGGCGTTATAAGGATAGAGACCACTATCTGGGAGTTGCCTTAGGAATTGTGGATGAACTTAATCACCATGTTCTCCAGATACTTTCTCTCTCGTCTGTGCAGGAATTGCGAGATGATAGGGAACAAATTGACTTATACCATATGACGCAAAGTCTGGTTAAGGATTATGCCTTGCTCGCCAAGGAAAGAGAACTCCAGATAGCCAATAGTTTGACCCATCAGCAGGCTTGTCTAAACCCATCTGTCATGAAATTAATTCTTTCTAACCTCATCAGCAATGCTATTAAGCACTCTGTTCCAGGTGGTCTGGTTGGCATTGGAGAAAGAGAAGGAGAACTCTTTATCGAGAATAGCTGTAGCCCAGAAGAACAAGAAAAACTAGCCCAGTCTTTTTCTGACAATGCTAGTCGCAAGGCCAAAGGGTCTGGGATGGGGCTCTTTGTGGTTAAGAGTTTATTAGAACATGAAAAATTACCTTATCGTTTTGAGATGCAGGAGAATCGTTTAACCTTCTTTATAGCTATTCCAAAAGTCGCTCAAGACTAG